Genomic segment of Spirosoma oryzicola:
AGTCTCCCGAAGATCGGATTGGTATGTTGTTCTGGCGGATGCATCGCTGTGCCCGAATTATTTTCTCGCTAAATTTCCACCTTGGCAAATGGAGACCGCAGCAATGCGTTGACTTTTTAGTAGACCGTGTAGGTCATGAGCGGGCCAATGCTATCGGTGAAGTCCGACGGTCGTTTCTCGGTGTTGATCCTCCATTGTACCAGCTGGCTTACATGACGGGCGGTTTTCAGTTTCTGGCGCTCAAAAAAGAACTGGTTGATACAGGAAAAATGACCTACAAACAGTTTCATGATGCCGTTCTGCAAATCAATTCCATGCCCGTCGAAATGATCCGTGCCATCCTGACGAATCAGTCTTTTCCAAAGGATTTCAGGACTAAGTGGCGATTTTATGATCTTAATTAAACGATGACTGGGTTTGTGTCAACAATTAGAGAAATTGTCTTTAACGCTTTAGAGTAGCAGATCAAGAAAATTGAGTTTGAGACGACAAGTGGTGGTGTTCATGGTGATCGTCACTAGCAATTTTACCACTTGATGTGAAGAAACGTCCGTTTTATGACTACTGAGTCGAATCATAGACATGAATTAGATTCGAGCCGTCTGTACTGTTAGGAATTTGCTCTTGTGTCGGACCGCTACCGCCGATCCGACACAACTTTTTTAATTTAATGATGATCGGTAAACGGAGTGAATTGTAACGACTCTCTTTTTTCTGACGAATAATGTCAAGGTGTACCGGTCGGCCGCGTCCAGTGGGTTCACCGTGTGCGTTTAGCCGAGCTGTCTTTTAAAGGCAATGGACCCACCATCGAAGCGCCGTAAGCCATAAAATCGGGCCCGTTCAGGTGGGCTTCAAAAACAGGGAAAAACCCTCCCAGGGGAGGTGCGGATTACGCACAAGCGTCGCTTTTTTGAAGGCTGATTTAGCGGGTGCAATCGCGTATGCGTTTGATCTTAGTAGCATTACCTGAGCCGCTACGGCTTCTCTTCCGCCGATAAATTCCAGACAACACGTTGGGCGTAACCAAAGCATAATACATGGCGTCAAGACTCTAGCCGTAAGTGTGAGGTACGCCAGCAGTATCTCATAAAACATGGGGTAGGGCCTCTCGTTTTTATGGACCTGTGAACACCGTATTGGGCATAGGCTACTAAATTGAGCAGTACTAAGCAAATCGTAAGCAATTTTATGAACAGCTATATGAAATAGAGGATGAAGGGTTAACAGGCACTTACTCAGGAACATCAATTAGGACTATTCGCTTTTTAGGTAATGAACGGGATTCATACAGGCCGCTTTTAAGGCCTGACGGGAGACGGTTAGGGCTGTGATGAGCCCGGTCAGGATAAATGTTCCGGCTAATAACCAGCCGTTGACCGAAATGCGGTGTGCATACTGCTGTAGCCAGCCCGACAACACCCACGCCCCGATGGGCGCGGCCACCAGAAAACCTAGCCCGAGAAGTTTACCGAACTCCCGTCCCAACAACCATAGCAACTGCTCGGTGCGTGCTCCCAGCACCCGCCGGACACCAATCTCCTTTGCTTTAGCTTCGCTTAAAAACGTAACCAGCCCATAGAGACCCAGACAACTCAGGCCAATCGCTACCAAGGCAAGGGCCTGAACCAGACCTGCCAGTAGATACTCGATTTCCGTAAAATGATTCATGATCGTCAGTAGGTCTTCACCGTGATAAACCTCATCTGGTAGCACTTTATCCCACGCCTGCTGGATACCCCGCTGAGCGCTGGATGCCTTTGCCGGGTTTAGGCGAAGCATTGCTACCCGGCTATGCGGAAAATCGTTGATAAGTGTGATGGGCAAAACAGGCTGGTGTAAATCTCCACTACGAAAATCCCGCACGACGCCTACAATAACCCGATCGGTATCTTTCACCCGGATGGATTTACCCACCACCGCATTCGGTGAGGAAATGCCCAACTGCTTTACCAATGTTTCATTGACCAGCACATCATGCCCTGTCGTATCAGTTGGCCGGACGTTTTGGCCAGCTACCAGCGATAAGCCGAAGAGGGACAGATAATGATCATCAATGGCCCGCACTCGTGTTTCAAACGATTCTGGTTCAGTGGCTGTGTGGTAGCTGAATGCCGAAGGACGGTTATAGGGCGACGCGGGGGGATCACTCCCGAATGTTACGCCCTCGACGCCCGGTACACGTAACCACTGTTCGCGCAAGGGTTCCCTTGGTACAATGCCTCGTTGGGGTAAGAAAACTACCTGTATCGATTCGCGATTGAAACCCCAGGTGACTCGCTGCATAAACTGGAGCTGGGTCGAGATGACCAGAACGCTAAGGATAAAGAACTGCATAAGAACAAACTGCCCCCAAATAAGTCCCTGCCGGACGGTAATTCGACCGACAAATCGAGTGGTCAATTGGTTGGTGAGAGCTTTTGCGGGATTGAAACGGGCCAGCACAAGCGCAGGATATAGACCCGAAAGAAGAATAACGCCGACAAGTAATCCCAGAAACCAGCCAATCGCCCGGGGCTGAATCACATTGGCAATGGAAAGATTTGGCCGAAGCATGTCAGCCGCATTCGCCAATGTGTGATTAACAAGAGGTAAGGTCAGTTGGGTCAGCAGCAGCGCGACAATCATAGCCAAGAGAACTAACAAACTGGTTTCGAGCATGAACTGGCCGATCAACTGCCAGCGCGTACTACCCATTACTTTGCGCACCCCCACCTCACGCGCCCGTTTGAGCGCTCGGGCAGTTGCCAGGTTGATGAAGTTGATACAACCAGCCATCACCATGAGTATTCCCACCGCAATCAGGGCGTAAAGGATCGGTCTCGGAGCCATACCACTACGTTGGTGATTGAGTTCGGCCAGGGGCAGCACGTGGTAGTCGAACATACTCGCTTCTTTCGGAGACAGATACTTTCGTCTGATAGCGGGTAGGCGCTGGCGGAGCAGGTTTGGATCGGTACCTTCTCGCAGTCGGACAAAACACATGGCCTGCAAGCCCTGCCAGTCGGCCAAAGCGGATGGTCCCTCAAGAACCGGAATGGTAGCGTAGGAAACGAAAGCATCGTACCGAAGCTGGGTATTAGCCGGAGGGTTTTTTACAATGCCTGTTACCGTTAAGTTCGTTCGATTGTCTAACCGCAAAATCCGTCCCATGGCTGGGGCGTTGTCAAAATATTTGCGGGCGTAGCGTTCGCTGAGCACAATGGTATTCGGGGTTGCCAGAGCCGTTTTGGGATTGCCACTTACCCACTCGACACCAAACATCTCAAAATATTGGGGCTCTGTAAAACAAACGACACGGGCCTCCCCAAACTTTTTCAACCAACCCCGCTTTCCGTTTGGGATGCTAAGGGTTCTCCCGAAAAATGTTTCCAGCCGGACAGCGCTTTCTACAAAGGCATAATCACGTCGCAATACGTCGGCTAATGGCCTGGGAGCTGCATCAGTAGGCTGTGTTGTTTCATGCTTTATGTCCGTAACAATCCAGTAGGAACGATCAAGGTGCGGATGGTAGCGGTCGAAGCTAAACATGTAATTGACTAGCAGAAATATGACTAGTCCACTAGCTAAGCCAATTGCTAGGCCTAATAGGCTGATTAAATTGACATGCCAATGCTGCCATAAGTGGCGCCGGGCCACCCTGAGGTAGTGAATGATCATCAGAAAAGGGGGTTATGATGAATAGCGGAGTGGTAGGAGCAAGGCAGGGTTAAGCCATAGTAAACAGCTTTGATTTACTAGAGCGACGCGTTAGCCACCAGCGGATTATCAGTACACCCGTTAGACTAGTCAGACCCATTCCCCACGCTGTTTGAAAGACGCCAATTGGTATTGAAAGAGGACGACTAACTACGATGAGAAAACCCATCAGGACCAGGAACGTGAGTACGCTGGATAGTAGCATGTATTGAAACGGTTTTGTCGCCGGACGCCGTTTTTGTCTTATTTTAAGCCTTGTTGTGCGCGCAGTACTACCTCCAAACTCCCGGCTATAAACCTGTCGTAACTGATTCATAGCCTGTACAGTAGCTTGTTGCGTTAATTGGTTATAAGCTGCTGAGAAGTCTTCCCCCTGGTCCATTCGCTGTTCAATCAATGAGGCCATGTGATCTATTAGTTCGGCCTGTAGCGCATGATGCGGTTTGGCTTGCTGGATGTGTTGGACAACTAGGTCGAGTTGAGCGCGAGTTAGTTTGTTCATACGTTAAAGTGATGCTGCTTGAGTTAAGGAAAGGTTATAGTGGGTTATTTGCCAAAGGCCATGTTTGGAGAAGGACGAATAAGAAGCTTAATCAGCTGGATGAATCGTTCAAACTCACCCGCTTTGCGAACGGCTGTTGCACTACCCATCGAAGTAAGCTGATAATACTTGCGTAACCGACCGTCTACCTCTTGACTCTGGGTGATTAATAAACCCTCGTCTTCAAGTTTGTGAAGTACAGGATACAAGGCACCAAAAGTAAGAATTAACTCGCCACCCGTTCGCTCGTCAACCGATTGGGTGATTTCGTAACCATACATCCTTCCTTTTTGCGCCAGTAACTGAAGTACAATTGTTTTGATCGTCCCTCGGATAAATTCTTGGTTAGCGGAGTTCATAAGTCTAGATGATTACATAGCTCTATTATGAGACAAATATATAAAGGAAAATTATATATACAAGTTAAATTTTCGCGCATAGATTATCTATGTTGAAGCGGTCGATTCCTATTTGATCGGTTATATAAGTGTAGCTAGAACGCACTTATGAGTTGCGTAGCACTTCTTAATTCTCTCCAAGTTTTGGAGAGAATTAAGAAGTGCTATTCAGTTATTAGAATCGCACGCACGATTCAGAAAACCGACAGAGGTCAGGGTTAAGAATATGTGGCCCTACGACTTTATTCGCTAATTTCAGCCTATCTATGGAATACACCTAAGCAATACGGAAGGATTTGACAACGGTATAGATTAACTTTTTACATTTGCTATGTGTGGTCACAGTATATATGTGTATATTTGTCCGATTTATGGCATAAATAATTTACAAAAACGCTTAATAGTTAATTCATTTATGAACTTAATGCGTAAAAATCTATATTAAAAACGATATTTGTTCTATATCAATGATTAAACGATTTTCACTATTCGTAGTCTGGCTCTGGGTCAATGCTTGCAGTTCGCCCCCCAATATTGCTCCTTCATCTCGCATTGCCGGTTCTTACAAATTCACTCAGTACTCAACAGCTAGCAAAGACGATCTGGCTCCTGTAGGCTTGGTCACTTTGACAGTGGTTGATGAGCAGCACATTGACCTCATAGTTAAGGGTTCTTCGGGAAAGTCTAAAATTGACTATTCTTACCACAATGTTGATGTCGTTAATGACGAACGCAACTACTTAGGTGAAGATACGTTTAGCTTGATTTACAAGAAAAGTCAAATCGGGATTGTCACGAGTAACGAGCAGGGGCACTATATTTCGTTAACCCCAAAGCCTTATACCACCTTATTGGCTTCGTTACCAGGAGATGAGGATTGGTAGGTTAGTGATCGCTCATAAACCGCATAGCAACTCGTGTTCTATCTGTTTCGCAGGAGCAGTGCTAAACCCTGCCTATTCATCGAACTAGTGGTATCATAAGGCGAAAGCTTTTTCCTCCTTACTTGTTTCAAGAGATCGAATGGAGATTAATCAGACTCTTCATATGAATTCTTACAACAACACGCACAAAGTGCAAACATTATGTCCAATAATTTAACTTTATCGGAATAAATAGATCAATAGTAATTGTGCAATTGTCATAAAAGCTTTTAGAAAGAAAACTGAATAGGTGGCTTCTGCACAATTTTTGGTTTCAATTCTGCTCGAATTATTACCAGACTATTCATTGGCACTAATTCAATCAATAAACGATCTGCTCCAATTCAATCTATCTTTTACCCGCCTGCTTTATAAGCTCATCTATAGCGTTTTACTGATCTATATTGTAGACAAATGATCAAATAAAGTCCTAGTTGTATCGTCAGACGCATAACCTCAGAAAGATTGGCTTTGTCCAGACTATCAGTCATAAATAAAGACTTGTAAATCAGACTTGTGTAGCTCTATCTATAAGGAATTACAAAATTATCCTCCTATCATAGCAGTAAATTAAATCAACAGGCTGTTTTACTAACAGCAGGAATCAATGTCTCGTATTCTTAAAGAAAGCCTACTTACTTTGATGTAAATATTGCCTGACACAGGTCTATCCAGAATGTATACAAATGTATGTGGCACTTAAGTATCATTTATCAATTGACCCACTGTTTCATCTCTACCTATCTATGAATCAACTTAAGACAAAATTTCGGCGAGTTTCGTCCGCCTTATTGCTGTCAACATTTTACCTGGCAACGCTTACCAACTGCTTAGCGCAGGCTAATGGGGAAAAGCCCGTCACCATTCAGGTAGACTTAGCAAAAAGCATGGGACCTCTGAAGCCTATATGGGCTTGGTTCGGTTACGACGAACCGAACTACACCTACATGAAGGACGGCAAAAAACTACTCACTGAATTATCCACTATAGGCAAAGCCCCTGTGTATGTTCGAGTGCATAGCCTACTGGTGACTGGCGATGGGGAGGCCGCGTTGAAATGGGGCTCTACCAATGCGTATACGGAAGACGCCAATGGGAAACCCGTTTACAACTGGACTATCGTAGACAAAATTTTCGATACGTTTATTCAGCGGGGCATGAAGCCTATTGCTCAGATTGGCTTCATGCCGCAAGCGCTTTCGGTGAAGCCTGAACCGTATCGCCATCACTGGAAGCCGGGAGATAACTACAATGATATTTACCTGGGTTGGGCTTATCCGCCTAAAGATTACAACAAGTGGGCCGAGCTGGTTTATCAGTGGGTAAAGCACTCGGTCAAGCGGTACGGCCAGAAAGAAGTGGAGAGCTGGTACTGGGAATTGTGGAATGAGCCTAATATTAGCTATTGGAAAGGAACTGTGGATGAGTACATTAAACTCTACGATTATACAGCCGATGCGGTTAAGCGGGCGCTGCCCACTGCCCGAATAGGTGGTCCTGAGGTAACCGGACCTGGTTGGGAGGGTTCAAGAAAGTTTTTCATTCCGTTTATGGAACACGTAGTCAACGGGAAAAACTACGTAACAGGTGAAACGGGTAGCCCAATCGATTTTATAACGTTTCACGCCAAAGGTGCTCCTAAAGTGGTGGATGGGCATGTGCAGATGAACATGGGCACGCAACTGCGCGACATTGATAAAGGCTTCGAGATTGTTGCTTCTTACCCAAAACTAAAAAACTTGCCAATCATTATCGGCGAGTCCGACCCGGAGGGCTGTGCGGCCTGTTCCGAAGATGTTAATCCAGAAAACGCCTACCGCAATGGCACGATGTATTCCAGTTATACGGCGGCTTCATTCGCGCGCAAGTATGACTTAGCGCAGGCACGGAGTGTGAATCTGGCGGGGGCTGTTACGTGGGCGTTCGAGTTTGAAAATCAACCCTGGTTTCGGGGCTTCCGCGATCTGGCGACCAATGGCGTTGATAAGCCTGTACTGAATGTCTTTCGCATGTTTGGCATGATGCCGACCACCCGCGTCGAAGTAAAGAATGACCTTGCTTATGACTACATCCGGGTGCGGGACGAAAGCGTACGAAAAGAAGCGGATATTAACGCACTGGCCTCTAAAAATGATGAATCGGCAGCGGTAATGGTTTGGAACTACCACGATGATAACGTAGCTGGCCCGGATGCATCCGTTTCACTTCGTTTAAGCGGATTGCCCAACAAAGGCGTTACCGTGCATCATTACCGGATTGATCAAAAATTCAGCAACTCATACGAGGCATGGAAAAAAATGGGGTCCCCCAAAACACCTACAAAAGAGCAGATCGCTGAACTTGAAAAGGCGGGACAACTGCAACAATTTGCAGCACCACAACGCTTACAAGTAACGAATCAGGAGGCTACTCTTAACTTTGCTCTACCTCGACAAGGTGTTTCGCTGTTGAAATTAACCTGGAATTAAACCCCGGTCTGTTGGCTACACGATACTTTACTTCTCTGATTAACTGTATTATCGGTTGTCCTGCTTAGCTGTTAACCAATGAAAACGGCTTCAATGCAGCACCTAGTACGATTGTACGAATGGGCTGGATTGAAGCCGTTTTCAACGAGTAATAGGCTTCATTTGTCACCGGCTAATTGGTGACTAATAAGCCTACAGACGCATAACGTTCGCTGGCCCATAAACTTCGGTTTGTGTATCGCCTTTGATCCCGATCACTAGTTGATTATTGTACCGAAAGCGCCTACCTTCTCGATTTTGGTTTTGCTACTATCGATCGAGATACATAGGCCCATTGACTCGAGTTGCACAACAATTGTTTTTCCCTGTTGGGAAACCATTTCGCCCTCTTGGTCCATGAAGACCCCCGACGTAATTTTGAGTCGATCAGCTGGTTTGAAATCAATTACTTCGAGCGCGTCATGTTCAAAGTCGTTCAGCATATTTTTTATTTGATCAATTTCGTGCTGTTTGACAATAGCCGGTTTTTTCAACCAGTACAGGTAATTAACTACCCCAGGTACACCAAAAACCAGCGAACGCTGGCGCTCCTCCAGATTGACAAAGCAATACGAGCGAAACAGTGGCTCCTCGACTGTTTTTATTCGATCCGACCAACGCCGTTTCGTTATCCGGAGCGGGCAGTATACTTCCAGCCCAAGTTGCCGTAAGCCTTTTGCGACTAATTTTTCTGATTTTGATTTCGTGTAAAGAACAAACCATGCCATGCGCGTTTTTGGATAAAGAGTATCACTCGTTTTATTTTTTAGACTTCACTTTTCTGTAGAAGGAGTAGAACTAAAGCCCGAACAGCCTGCCAATTTATCTAAAGGTGGTAGAGCCTATAGAATTAATAGATTTAAAAGCTGCGCAGCCGCATCGCCCTCCCCATAAATTGGGTTGAAAGTGATGCTAGTAGGCCCTTCAAAGGATTGAAAAGCCTCTATAATCTGAGTTGGATCAGCGTCACAAAGCACCGCGGCCCCCTGATCCACTATTTCAACCCACTCTGTTTCTGCGCGTAAAATGATACACGGTTTTTTGAAGAAGTAGGCTTCCTTCTGAACACCCCCCGAATCGGTAATAATTAGTTTGGCATGCTGTTCGAGTACGATCATTTCCAGGTACGATACCGGTGGACACAGTTGTATAGCTGGGTGATTAATTATCGACTGATGTAGTTCGGATGATAGGAGAGCACTCATCTGTTTCAGCGTGCGCGGATGCAACGGCATAACCAGATTGATACGATACTTCTCAACTAGTATCAGCAGGGCTTCAAAAATTGAATTTAATCGACTAGCATCGTCGGTATTGGCATTTCGATGGATCGTTACGAGCACATACGTTTCCGGCTGAACGCCCAAACGTTCCAGTATATACGTTTTCTGTTTAGCCAGGTCAGCAAAATAAAGTGTGTTGTCGTACATGATGTCGCCCACATTAAACACCCCAGGATTATCGATGGTGTAAGGCGGCTGATTATCCGTCCGAAATCCTTCCCGGATCAGATTATTTACACCGGTTTGCGTTGGCGAAAAGAGGTAGGTAGATACATGATCGGTTAGGACGCGATTAATCTCTTCGGGCATGGTTTTGTTGTACGACCGGAGTCCTGCTTCGATGTGTACAATGGGAACGTGCACCTTAGAGGCTGCAATGGCACCAGCTAATGTCGAATTTGTATCGCCGTATAACACGATAAAATCGGGACGCTCAGTAACTACAATTTCTTCAATACCCTTGATCATTCGGCCAGTTTGCTCGCCATGATTGCCTGAACCAACACCCAGGTTGTAGGTTGGCTGTGGGATAGCAAGTTCGTCGAAGAAAACGCCCGACATATTTTCGTCGTAATGCTGACCGGTATGAACCAGAACTTCAGTAATCTGATGGGCAAAACGCGTCCGAATAGCGCGGCTGAGAGCTGATGCCTTAATAATCTGCGGCCTGGCTCCAATAATTGTTATTAATTTGATTCCCAAAACGCGAGGATAGGTTATTTTACGTAGAAGTATTGCTTGACTACATTTTTGGTCTTTTGAAAAACCAGTTCCTGCAACCAATAAATGGGATTGTTATTCCAGCGCTGCGGATGAAACGTAAACATGACCTGACTTGAGAGCTGTTTGTTTTTTAGTCCAGCAATCAGATCGGCGGTGCTTCTGAACGGATGATTAAAACCCGCATTTACTTTGTCCCGAACGCTTACCTTGTGACCGTCCCATCGTCTACCCGTATCGGTCAGATAGGCAACCTTCGAGAAATCAACGTCCAGATACGGTTCGCCCACTATATCGAAGTCGCTGTATGAATAGGTTTTCCAAAGATCTTTGGAATCATACTTCGACATCGGACTTCCATGCATGCATATAGTGGACACTGGGGCCAGTCTGCGTAAGGCTGTCAAATTTTTCTCGAAATCCAGAATAGCTAATTCTTTGTTGCCCTTACAGGTAGTCAGGCACTCATAGTGGTAACCTACCTCGTGTCCCATATCAGCAATCTGCCGAATAATTCGGTCATTCCAGCTGCCGGAAGTTGCCCGAAAATAATACACACCCCGAATGTTCTGGCTGTGCTGAATCTGGGCGAACGCCAATGAGTTTTGGGGCATGGCGTCTACATCATGCCGAAGAATGAACGTATTGGGTGTAGGATTGCGTAAAAAGGCTTCGAGTGTTGAAAAGCTATAGCCAGCAGCCTGCATGGCCTGAAGCAGTTCGGTGTACATGCGGATTGTAAAGTCCATCGCTGTAGGTATGCTGATTTGCTCACCGATAAGCAACTTCCGCTTTGGCTTCGGCTACACTTTGTGGATAGTTTAAGATCAGTGCTGTTAAAAAAGAGGTTAAGTCAACTTTATCGGCCAGCATACTTTCTTTACGATCCTGCCACACCGCCTTACTGTCGCTATTCAAAGCCAATTCTTTGACCGTACGCATCATAGCCGGAAAATTGTCAGGCTGGAAGGAATAGCAGAGTTGGTATTTTTGCTCGATCTCGTTTGGAATCGACAGTTGCCCGGCAAACGTATTGAGTTTTATAGCCGGTGTACCCAGCAAAGCCGCTTCCGTAGTCATGGTCTGGCTATCG
This window contains:
- a CDS encoding penicillin acylase family protein translates to MLWLRPTCCLEFIGGREAVAAQVMLLRSNAYAIAPAKSAFKKATLVRNPHLPWEGFSLFLKPT
- a CDS encoding ABC transporter permease — its product is MIIHYLRVARRHLWQHWHVNLISLLGLAIGLASGLVIFLLVNYMFSFDRYHPHLDRSYWIVTDIKHETTQPTDAAPRPLADVLRRDYAFVESAVRLETFFGRTLSIPNGKRGWLKKFGEARVVCFTEPQYFEMFGVEWVSGNPKTALATPNTIVLSERYARKYFDNAPAMGRILRLDNRTNLTVTGIVKNPPANTQLRYDAFVSYATIPVLEGPSALADWQGLQAMCFVRLREGTDPNLLRQRLPAIRRKYLSPKEASMFDYHVLPLAELNHQRSGMAPRPILYALIAVGILMVMAGCINFINLATARALKRAREVGVRKVMGSTRWQLIGQFMLETSLLVLLAMIVALLLTQLTLPLVNHTLANAADMLRPNLSIANVIQPRAIGWFLGLLVGVILLSGLYPALVLARFNPAKALTNQLTTRFVGRITVRQGLIWGQFVLMQFFILSVLVISTQLQFMQRVTWGFNRESIQVVFLPQRGIVPREPLREQWLRVPGVEGVTFGSDPPASPYNRPSAFSYHTATEPESFETRVRAIDDHYLSLFGLSLVAGQNVRPTDTTGHDVLVNETLVKQLGISSPNAVVGKSIRVKDTDRVIVGVVRDFRSGDLHQPVLPITLINDFPHSRVAMLRLNPAKASSAQRGIQQAWDKVLPDEVYHGEDLLTIMNHFTEIEYLLAGLVQALALVAIGLSCLGLYGLVTFLSEAKAKEIGVRRVLGARTEQLLWLLGREFGKLLGLGFLVAAPIGAWVLSGWLQQYAHRISVNGWLLAGTFILTGLITALTVSRQALKAACMNPVHYLKSE
- a CDS encoding PadR family transcriptional regulator encodes the protein MNSANQEFIRGTIKTIVLQLLAQKGRMYGYEITQSVDERTGGELILTFGALYPVLHKLEDEGLLITQSQEVDGRLRKYYQLTSMGSATAVRKAGEFERFIQLIKLLIRPSPNMAFGK
- a CDS encoding GH39 family glycosyl hydrolase, which produces MNQLKTKFRRVSSALLLSTFYLATLTNCLAQANGEKPVTIQVDLAKSMGPLKPIWAWFGYDEPNYTYMKDGKKLLTELSTIGKAPVYVRVHSLLVTGDGEAALKWGSTNAYTEDANGKPVYNWTIVDKIFDTFIQRGMKPIAQIGFMPQALSVKPEPYRHHWKPGDNYNDIYLGWAYPPKDYNKWAELVYQWVKHSVKRYGQKEVESWYWELWNEPNISYWKGTVDEYIKLYDYTADAVKRALPTARIGGPEVTGPGWEGSRKFFIPFMEHVVNGKNYVTGETGSPIDFITFHAKGAPKVVDGHVQMNMGTQLRDIDKGFEIVASYPKLKNLPIIIGESDPEGCAACSEDVNPENAYRNGTMYSSYTAASFARKYDLAQARSVNLAGAVTWAFEFENQPWFRGFRDLATNGVDKPVLNVFRMFGMMPTTRVEVKNDLAYDYIRVRDESVRKEADINALASKNDESAAVMVWNYHDDNVAGPDASVSLRLSGLPNKGVTVHHYRIDQKFSNSYEAWKKMGSPKTPTKEQIAELEKAGQLQQFAAPQRLQVTNQEATLNFALPRQGVSLLKLTWN
- a CDS encoding UpxY family transcription antiterminator: MAWFVLYTKSKSEKLVAKGLRQLGLEVYCPLRITKRRWSDRIKTVEEPLFRSYCFVNLEERQRSLVFGVPGVVNYLYWLKKPAIVKQHEIDQIKNMLNDFEHDALEVIDFKPADRLKITSGVFMDQEGEMVSQQGKTIVVQLESMGLCISIDSSKTKIEKVGAFGTIIN
- the wecB gene encoding non-hydrolyzing UDP-N-acetylglucosamine 2-epimerase, which produces MGIKLITIIGARPQIIKASALSRAIRTRFAHQITEVLVHTGQHYDENMSGVFFDELAIPQPTYNLGVGSGNHGEQTGRMIKGIEEIVVTERPDFIVLYGDTNSTLAGAIAASKVHVPIVHIEAGLRSYNKTMPEEINRVLTDHVSTYLFSPTQTGVNNLIREGFRTDNQPPYTIDNPGVFNVGDIMYDNTLYFADLAKQKTYILERLGVQPETYVLVTIHRNANTDDASRLNSIFEALLILVEKYRINLVMPLHPRTLKQMSALLSSELHQSIINHPAIQLCPPVSYLEMIVLEQHAKLIITDSGGVQKEAYFFKKPCIILRAETEWVEIVDQGAAVLCDADPTQIIEAFQSFEGPTSITFNPIYGEGDAAAQLLNLLIL